From the genome of Trypanosoma brucei brucei TREU927 chromosome 11 chr11_scaffold01 genomic scaffold, whole genome shotgun sequence:
GATGACATGGAGCCACTATACCCTCGCCATCATCATATTCCTGACACAGAAGAGGTTGATGAAACCAGAGGCATTATTGTTAGTCCCTTTAAAAGAGGGTTTCGTCACCTACCATGCTCAACGCTCAAACTCCTCAAGGGAGCCTCACCTGCCAGCCGCACGTTTCCGTTTTATGcctttcttcactgccgTCAGTCCCGGCAGTtcgaaggggaaaaagaagtcaGCTATCCCACAGCTTCCGTTATCCGGTACCAGTTGGCCAGACCTTGCTGTGCCACTCCTAGGCAACACAACGTCCTGCTCGTTCACATCagcggaaaggaaaatgtcGTCCCAACCCTCCAATGAGGTCCGAGTGGGTTCCCTTTTGACAGAATCCCGCTTTAAAGCATCGGGTGCCTCTCCATGGGATGGAGTACGTGATGGCAAAGCGCGTTCACCGCCCCCTTTCATGCCTCGACTCCGTCCACCCTCACCACTGCAAGCCGCTGAATTCCCATCAAATCTCGCCCTTTGGCTTGACGCAAGGCTGCCACCTCCgactctcctcctctttataACTATCGGTGACTGTGATCGGGTGACCTTTCCAGATGTACCACTTGGGGAACAATGAATGTTGACCACAGGTTTATCGGTATTCGAAGCACGTTCCGCGGATCCTACAGCACGCGTATTGACATCACCGTTGTCTTTCAATGGGGCGACAGCGGGAGAGCCCATACTCGAGGCCTCACCCTCACCCTTCGCCTCCGTGTTGGCACTTTCCGCCAAACTGCAAGGGGAAGAAACGAACGGCGGTGTCGGCAGGTAATCCATTGCAGTTGGGAGACAACACAAAAACTGCTGGATGCGTTGAATGTGTTCCCCTTCACATAGGCAGCGTGCGAATACGTGGAAACGTAAAAGTAGTTGATCACTCGAAAGCGACTCTTCCGCACCCAGTTTAGAGCCAGGGCCAAACTCTATCGTAAGAAGCGGCTGCTTCCACGATGTTCCAGAGGAGGGATCGAAGAGTACTGAAGGTGATGTATCCCCAGTTGCCAAGCGCTTGCCGTTCACAAATGTTCCATTTTTACTTCCACAATCACGGACGCTAAGAGCACACCACAACCCCGCGTCCGGTGAACCACGCAGCGGTTCTCGACCAGCGAGTTGCACGACACAGTGCCGACGCGAGAGAAATGAACCCAGCAGCTCCCCTTCAAACTGTATTACTCCACTGTTCTCCCTGGGATCCCTACCAAGTGGAAGGAGGCAAACGAGAGGAAGATTTGCCATCCCACATCGATTCCCTCCACCTGTAGAGTTGAAGTTCTGAGAGGGAAGTGAGCAACCGTTCTCCGTGCTTCTAGATAGGAAGCGAGCCACAAGACGGCACCGTTTGTAACCACTCACTGAGGAACTTCGGACACGCATCGGTAACAAACCCGAAGGAGTCTCCTCCAGGCACTTTGTTGGCTGGGATACTGTTGCACTCAAACCGCCCAGGTCCGCAAGTGCCTTCAGGTTATGTGCAGCAACTATAGCAATCTCCATTGCCTTCCACGAGGAACTTCCCCTTTAATGAAGAATTGCTTCAACGAACATAAAGAAGGTTGACAAAAGACAGTACATAACACGAATAAATCAAaggtcacacacacacaatataAGCACAGTAAATGAGAATCGCATTAACCCCACAAAAGTAAATGTGCACTTGCACACATCGCTCACAATGGACGAAACTGTGCAACAACGCGCACCACTAACCCTTCGTGTCGCCCTTAACTTGATCACTTGGatttgaaagaaaataacccTTCTCCTGTTCCCGCCGGGTGCGAAGGTAATTccgctgttcctccacagAAGAAGTAATGGCACGTAAAAACTCCTGCTTCTTGTTCTCATCCCTAGAAAGCTCGTACAAGTGATAGTCCTCCGCCTCTCCGAAGTTCGTCAGTGCACGCCAATAGTCATTCCATAGGTGATTCAGACCACACCGTATCAAGCGGCGATAAAATGGCACACATTGGGGCACTTCCGTACTTGTCTCAACCTCCCGGTTTGTATTGTAGCATTCCATGAGGGACACGTGGTGCGAAGCACAACTGGAGTGGAGTGCAGCATTTTGTAGCAAAGTTTCATGGTTAAGCCGCGACCCCATGCACCCTACGTAGGCATTGTGCGTAGCGCGgcatttcttttcgtttatgCTGTTCCTCGTGTTAATTTCACGGCGATCATCACCATGTTCTATCAGATTATGCTTCTCGAGGCACGCTGTGTATTCATCGAGTTGCTTGTAACAAATATATGCGTTAAGGTTCTGTCTCAGCATGAAGTTATTGTGCGCCTCCTCAACAGCGGGATCGGGGTCACTCCCCCGATCTGCAATCGCCTCCCTCTGCTCCGCTCGCCATTGGTCAAAGAGATCCATGGAAAACTGGGAATGCTTCGACGCTGCATTCAGAGGCCGCCAAGCATTAGCAGACATTGCACGGGGGAATCAGAGGCCCtcctaaagaaaaaagcaatagCCCGTTGGCCGCAAGAACAAAAGaacagagaaggaaagggaaaaggaagaaaaaaagaagttgaacAGTGATAATGAGTGTTTTGCAGCCCGTGCAGGCGAATGCAGCGTTCGTCTCTCGTACTGATGTCCGGGTCCACCTTACCGTCTAAGTGAAGTGAGATGGACTGCGGAGTACGACGCCTTGGCAGGTAGATAtaaagtgaaaataaaatgctGTTGCCAGAAGAAATTAAGCCGAGAGAAAAAATTTTATCTGTTTGGTGGGCATCGCTCTCCTTATTGGTCTCCCCCCGGCGTTTCGCATCCCGCTGTTTTGCCCTTGCCAAATAGACATGGCGAGAGCGCCACAGAAAAGATGTGAAGATATGCACAAAGGGGTGATCCTTTGGGAAACCTCAAATAAATGATGGTTCAGGTCCAACCTAAAAAGCATCACTTCCGTTGAGGTGCAGCTTTCCCGCTACGACCCTGAGGTGCCCTCCTGTCACCGccgcgctgctgctgctgctgctgccgttgttgttgttgctgctgcggttTCTGCCTCTGTTGACCCTGGCGTTGACGGTTGCCCTCCTCAGTTCTGGCGGGCCTCCCTCCCTGTCGTTGTGCCTGCTGTGGACGGCCAGTGGGCTTCTGTGCAGCTCCACGCTGGGCAGCACCCTTAGTTTGACCAGCCGCGTTACGGCCACCCTTCTGCTGAGTGCGGGCACCTGAGGCAACCTTCAGGTTCTTGGTTTTCTTGGCGCGAGGTTTCTTGCCAGTCTTGATGCGGACAATACCCTTAGCGATTGCTAGGTGATTGATGGCATGATCCGACTCACCCTGGCAGCGAAGGTAACCAGCGATGCAAAGCGTAGTCGTCGTACCATCAATCACACCGTTCGGATCGACATTTGCAATGGCAATCTGCACAGCAGAGTGATCGAACGAGGTAATGAGGCTGTTCGTCGCGTGGCATTTGCGCGGAATGTACAGGTCCACGTTCACGCCTTCCTCATTGTAGGTCCCGATGGTCGCCATAGTGGTCGTGCTTGAGCGGAGGAGAGTATGTCACCttttgaaaagaaacgcacgcgaaaagcagaaggagagaagagaaaaagggggccgttgaagaggaagcttgAAGGGGAGACACCACAAAAACTTCACCGGATCTTTCAACTGCTAATGAAACACGCGGCACTGCTAACTAAAATATgcattaagaaaaaaaagagaaaaacctCCTTCCACACGACTTCGACAAAGTTCCGATAAGTCAAACGCGCTCCAGCCTCAAATCAACAGTCTAAGAGCGAGGGCCGCGCCTACCGCTCTGCTGAGGTGCCCTCCTGTCACCGccgcgctgctgctgctgctgctgccgttgttgttgttgctgctgcggttTCTGCCTCTGTTGACCCTGGCGTTGACGGTTGCCCTCCTCAGTTCTGGCGGGCCTCCCTCCCTGTCGTTGTGCCTGCTGTGGACGGCCAGTGGGCTTCTGTGCAGCTCCACGCTGGGCAGCACCCTTAGTTTGACCAGCCGCGTTACGGCCACCCTTCTGCTGAGTGCGGGCACCTGAGGCAACCTTCAGGTTCTTGGTTTTCTTGGCGCGAGGTTTCTTGCCAGTCTTGATGCGGACAATACCCTTAGCGATTGCTAGGTGATTGATGGCATGATCCGACTCACCCTGGCAGCGAAGGTAACCAGCGATGCAAAGCGTAGTCGTCGTACCATCAATCACACCGTTCGGATCGACATTTGCAATGGCAATCTGCACAGCAGAGTGATCGAACGAGGTAATGAGGCTGTTCGTCGCGTGGCATTTGCGCGGAATGTACAGGTCCACGTTCACGCCTTCCTCATTGTAGGTCCCGATGGTCGCCATGGCGAAGTGTGAAAAAAGCGTCTTAAAAGGATGAAAAATACGGGACAGTGTTACAGTATATTGACCAAGTGCACTAACTCTGGCAAAGAGTCTCGCGGTAAGTGAAGCAACTATGAGTAAATTTCAGTTGTGGGTAATAATGAAACACTCGCAACAACTTGTTCCCAAAACCAGAATACGTAGGAGAGGAGGTGTCGCGAGTTGTGCAAATGGACATAGTTCCTCGATGGAACTCAGTTGTGGGAAGTCGGGAACCGACGCCTGCACGGGGAAAACGATGACGAACATAGCGATATCATAAGTTCCCGCTAACGTTGTTTCACGAAAGCAACGAGGTGAAGGAAACACGTATCCCTTTCACCCCTGTGGTTTTTGCCTTGTGGAATAAAGCTCACTCTTTCTTGACCTCATCGAATGAGAACTGCCCGAGAAGGGCTTCAACCGATTCCGTTTCCTCTGGGTGTGGTCTGGTGGGCGCCTGCGGTtgttgagaaaaaaaatactccAAGGGGGGAACATTTTCCCCGAAACCGTCGGCGCACGCGGGGGGTGGGACTGACGTCGGTGCTGTTGAAGGGACTGCCGGGTTCTCGAAATCAGCAGCACCAGTTCTGTCACCAGCGTGTGGTGGCGAGTCAAGAACCGTATTGCCGACGTGCTCCGGTATGTCGTCTAAGCCCATCTCCGCAGCTACAGACAGTAGTAGTTGTACTCGCTTTTGGTACACCTCCATTCGTTGTCTtacttgaaaaagaaaaaagcgatCTTTATCATTGTCACTTTCTGGGCTAACATCTTTGCATATATTCGTGATGATCTCCATTGCGGCAATGTAATTCCTTGCGGCCACAAGTGGGTTTCCATCAGGAGTTTCCTCTGCGCGGGCACGGTAGATAAGGCCACTCGCTTCTTCGATCCGCTTTTCTAAAGTCGTCATTGTGACGAGGCACAACTATTTACTTGACAACCAGTGGCGAGAATAAGGAAACAACGGGCAAGGCGTAAAGATTTTTATACATGAAGCTGCAAgcataaatattttttctgttgattTGGCCGCATGTGCCCCTTCCCACCCTCTCTCCTCGAAGACACAGAACGCTTTGACAGGTACACAGTGAGAGACCGCAACGCAGAACACGAAGAACTAACGTGAGGGaataagaaaggaaaacaaagacgGAATGCCCCGCCGATGATAACATTTGACAGGAAAATAGGCCACATGTGCAAGGGTGAATATGAAAAAACGCAAAGGCGGATGAAGTCACATTCATTCTTCCCCCCAACAcaatttctcctcttctcgACCGCATTATTGCATTCCTTGCAGTATGCCGCTGCCATCGCAGCGAAGATATCGCGtccaacacaaaaatatatatatttcattatATATGTAATACATCTGGTACAAGCGGCTGCAGCACAACGGGAATACGGAAAACCGGAAGGTATCACGAAAGGCGTCAGTGGCAGGAAATAaatcacaaaaacaaactatTTACatgacaaaaataaagcaaaataagaaaacaaGATAAAACGATGCCCtcaccacacacaaacacacaaactttGCCACCATACCCAAGACCACGTATCGATACACCGCTCAGGCAGTTGCACAACGGTGATGCGATACAAAAACTTTGCCGGACTCGTCTACAACAGATCGGTGAAAGCCTCAAGGCACACACACGTCCACACAAGCGGATAGTGTTAACTAATGTTTGTTTCTCCCCTCCGCGGGAGCGGGATCAGCGTTCATTGATGTGCGCGGTGATTCAATTTGTGGCGGTGAGGATCGGCTTTATCAACATCAATACGCTTTTCGATTATCCTCATCCGCCTCCAGGTTTGCAGATCAATATCCGAGTCCAGTGCCCTCTGTTTGTGCACATATCCGTGTGAATTACGAAGTGTACCCAACCTGTGCATGCGCTTTGTCAGCGTTCCCGCGTTTGTCGTTGCGGCACGGCGGTTGGTGGTGTCACTCTCGTCGTTCGGATCGTGGTTTCCGGCCTGTACCGCGGCGTCTGGAAGCTCGGGAAGCACCGCTTGATCGATGTAGTTGCTCTTATACATGCTCATCTTCACATGACCTTCATTCTCGAGTCGCCGGGTTACTCCACAATAGGGCTGAG
Proteins encoded in this window:
- a CDS encoding 40S ribosomal protein S21, putative, with product MATIGTYNEEGVNVDLYIPRKCHATNSLITSFDHSAVQIAIANVDPNGVIDGTTTTLCIAGYLRCQGESDHAINHLAIAKGIVRIKTGKKPRAKKTKNLKVASGARTQQKGGRNAAGQTKGAAQRGAAQKPTGRPQQAQRQGGRPARTEEGNRQRQGQQRQKPQQQQQQRQQQQQQRGGDRRAPQGRSGKAAPQRK
- a CDS encoding 40S ribosomal protein S21, putative is translated as MATIGTYNEEGVNVDLYIPRKCHATNSLITSFDHSAVQIAIANVDPNGVIDGTTTTLCIAGYLRCQGESDHAINHLAIAKGIVRIKTGKKPRAKKTKNLKVASGARTQQKGGRNAAGQTKGAAQRGAAQKPTGRPQQAQRQGGRPARTEEGNRQRQGQQRQKPQQQQQQRQQQQQQRGGDRRAPQQSGRRGPRS